The following proteins come from a genomic window of Erwinia billingiae Eb661:
- a CDS encoding IS30 family transposase, which produces MKQRSRIYYTPEQKAIIWDRYKQGDSLHEIARMFDRYHSSIMPTIYQTGGYRPPTRKRHRLSLSLDEREEISRGLVAKRSIREIADKLSRAPSTISREIQRHGGANQYRAAKADKEAWNSTLRPKPCKLIECSALCKIIAEKMHQGWAPEQIAGWLKRCYPDNQEMHVSHETIYKTLFIQTRGALKKELQQCLRSGRTVRKSRTTSLKGKGLGSIPGAIPISERPPEAADRAIPGHWEGDLIQGSKNSYIVTLVERHSRFVMLAKISDNKTSTVISALIRQAQSLPAELYKTLTWDRGAEMTNHIMFTVATDIQVYFCDPQSPWQRGSNENTNRLLREYFPKGTDLSVHSQQRLNSVARQLNERPRKTLDFESPAERFNRCVASIS; this is translated from the coding sequence ATGAAACAAAGATCCCGTATTTACTACACGCCAGAACAGAAAGCGATTATCTGGGACAGGTATAAGCAAGGTGATTCTTTGCATGAAATCGCCAGAATGTTCGACAGATATCACTCTTCTATTATGCCCACGATTTACCAAACGGGTGGGTACCGTCCTCCAACTCGAAAACGGCACCGGTTATCTCTTTCGCTTGATGAAAGAGAGGAGATATCCAGAGGGCTGGTAGCAAAACGCAGTATCAGGGAAATAGCTGATAAATTATCAAGAGCCCCCTCGACTATTAGCCGCGAGATACAGAGGCACGGAGGTGCAAATCAATACCGTGCAGCAAAAGCTGATAAGGAAGCGTGGAACAGTACCCTCAGACCTAAACCTTGTAAGCTAATTGAATGCTCCGCATTGTGTAAAATCATTGCGGAAAAAATGCATCAGGGCTGGGCACCAGAACAAATCGCCGGTTGGTTGAAACGCTGTTATCCCGATAATCAGGAAATGCATGTGTCACATGAAACGATTTATAAAACGCTTTTTATACAAACCCGGGGAGCATTAAAAAAAGAACTACAACAGTGCCTCAGAAGCGGAAGAACAGTGCGTAAATCCAGAACAACATCGCTTAAAGGGAAAGGATTAGGGTCAATCCCGGGCGCGATACCCATCAGCGAAAGGCCACCTGAAGCCGCAGACAGAGCCATACCGGGTCACTGGGAAGGTGACCTGATCCAGGGCTCGAAAAACTCTTATATCGTCACACTGGTAGAACGCCATTCCCGCTTTGTTATGCTGGCAAAAATCAGTGATAACAAGACCTCCACAGTAATATCAGCACTTATCAGACAAGCCCAAAGTTTACCTGCAGAACTGTATAAAACATTAACCTGGGACCGGGGTGCTGAAATGACCAACCACATCATGTTTACCGTAGCCACTGATATACAGGTCTATTTTTGTGATCCTCAATCCCCCTGGCAGCGTGGTTCAAATGAAAATACGAACAGATTGCTCAGAGAGTATTTTCCAAAAGGGACAGACCTTTCAGTTCACAGCCAGCAAAGATTAAATAGTGTTGCCAGGCAACTTAACGAGAGGCCGAGAAAAACACTAGACTTTGAGTCACCCGCAGAGCGATTTAACCGGTGTGTTGCATCCATTAGTTGA
- the fhuB gene encoding Fe(3+)-hydroxamate ABC transporter permease FhuB has protein sequence MRKIPRYVFPWLLILLLTLLCLFLLLSNLSQIRLNNPPATVSILLQYSFLPRLTTSVISGMALALAGLIFQQVLRNPLAEPATLGIAAGANLAMSASIIVFPSLMFIGLPNLALAGAALTALILYLLIARQGLDPLKVILTGMVISLYGNAITTLMVLFNHDYLSDLYNWQAGSLSQNGWQAIHFLLLPIGVLIAVSALLARPLTLLGLSDQSAGALGVSVIKVRVAALAIAVALSALVTSQVGIVGFIGLAAPALIRLTNLRTFTHQLLVIPLLGAILLTLIDQLAQFLSPVSGDLPTGALSGLLSVPLILLLLFRRHHPQINPPLFSASPGRPLTLARVSGLLLLLVGSIIVSLWINHAPDGATFWTLIEWRWPRMVGALSAGAMLAVAGVLIQRQSGNPLASPELLGISSGASLMVVLMVTLFNQTLAQLFPAALAGSALATLLLFLFGLRSHFQPQYMVMVGLCMTNLSMTLSMLLLMSGDPRAMMLLNWSTGSTSGITADRAMWGAGQALLLIPLALLLQRWVQILSLGHHTARGLGIGLRRSNILILLLAAALTAGGTLLIGPLSFVGLIAPQLARFSGAYRFRSQCLVAALFGALLMIFADWLGRNIAWPWPISAGLLSALIGAPWFLWLLLRVEKR, from the coding sequence ATGCGTAAAATACCCCGATATGTTTTTCCGTGGCTTCTCATTCTTTTGCTGACTCTGCTTTGTCTCTTTCTGCTGCTCAGCAATCTGAGCCAAATCAGGTTAAACAATCCACCTGCAACGGTCAGCATTCTGTTGCAATACAGTTTTCTGCCGCGTCTGACTACCAGCGTAATCTCCGGGATGGCGCTGGCGCTGGCAGGTTTGATCTTTCAGCAAGTTTTGCGTAATCCCCTGGCAGAACCTGCGACGCTTGGCATCGCGGCTGGCGCGAATCTGGCCATGTCGGCCAGTATTATTGTGTTCCCCAGCCTGATGTTTATCGGACTCCCCAACCTGGCGCTGGCGGGCGCTGCACTGACTGCATTGATACTCTATCTTCTGATAGCCCGTCAGGGACTCGATCCACTTAAAGTTATCCTGACTGGAATGGTGATCAGCCTGTACGGGAACGCCATCACTACACTGATGGTGTTGTTCAACCATGATTATCTTAGTGATTTATACAACTGGCAAGCCGGGTCACTGAGCCAGAATGGCTGGCAGGCGATCCATTTTTTATTGTTGCCGATTGGGGTATTGATTGCAGTCAGCGCATTGCTGGCAAGACCACTTACTTTGCTCGGCCTCTCCGATCAAAGCGCCGGGGCGTTGGGTGTGTCGGTGATAAAAGTGAGGGTCGCCGCCCTTGCCATAGCCGTTGCTCTCAGTGCGTTGGTCACCAGCCAGGTCGGGATTGTGGGTTTTATTGGGCTTGCTGCTCCAGCATTGATCCGGCTGACAAACCTGAGAACCTTCACCCATCAGCTATTAGTGATTCCGCTACTGGGTGCAATACTACTGACGTTGATCGATCAACTCGCACAATTTCTTTCACCGGTTAGCGGTGATTTGCCGACTGGCGCGCTGTCAGGGCTGCTGAGCGTCCCTTTAATCCTGCTTTTGTTGTTCCGCCGACATCATCCGCAGATAAACCCGCCGCTTTTCAGTGCATCACCCGGAAGGCCATTGACGCTTGCACGTGTGTCAGGATTGCTGTTGCTCTTAGTGGGTAGCATCATTGTCTCTTTGTGGATTAATCACGCTCCTGACGGGGCCACATTTTGGACGTTGATTGAATGGCGTTGGCCGCGAATGGTCGGCGCACTCAGTGCCGGTGCGATGCTGGCCGTGGCGGGCGTCCTTATCCAGCGACAAAGCGGCAACCCACTGGCCAGCCCAGAATTACTCGGTATCAGTAGCGGGGCCTCGCTGATGGTGGTGTTGATGGTGACCCTGTTCAACCAGACCCTGGCGCAACTTTTTCCTGCTGCACTGGCAGGAAGTGCGCTGGCTACGTTACTGCTGTTTCTCTTCGGGTTGCGTTCACACTTTCAGCCGCAGTACATGGTAATGGTCGGTTTGTGTATGACTAACCTTAGCATGACATTGAGTATGCTTTTGCTGATGAGTGGCGATCCGCGTGCGATGATGTTGCTAAACTGGAGTACCGGTTCAACGTCAGGTATTACAGCAGACCGCGCGATGTGGGGGGCGGGACAGGCATTATTACTGATCCCTCTGGCCTTACTTTTACAACGCTGGGTGCAAATACTGAGCCTTGGACATCACACGGCCCGGGGATTGGGGATTGGGCTTCGACGCAGCAATATCCTGATTTTACTCCTCGCGGCGGCGCTCACGGCTGGCGGAACACTTCTGATTGGCCCACTCAGTTTTGTCGGGCTCATTGCTCCGCAACTTGCCCGCTTCAGCGGCGCTTACCGGTTTCGCTCACAATGCCTGGTCGCAGCATTATTTGGCGCATTACTAATGATCTTTGCTGACTGGCTGGGACGCAATATTGCCTGGCCGTGGCCAATTTCAGCAGGGTTGCTTTCCGCCCTGATTGGAGCACCTTGGTTTTTATGGCTGTTGCTGAGAGTGGAGAAAAGGTAA
- a CDS encoding transporter — MNKIFLRTGIFLAAALSLPADALEFSPGDYEMMPANKTFALAYFQYAHSDEYYSQGNKAAGDYRLRSEATLLRFIHGFRPAENVSIEPQIIIPFARADAMGDASPLGRASGMGDIIVGMPFKFSMDNEGADILSLAPFIYAPTGAYNNEKALSVGENRWRYLMQGVWIHHFSDAWAFTTGADISWTTANNRYGNNNARLSQSPRYEYQAYLSYNIAPATQFGFGGGWITGAKSRIDGISQYDRLDSTYVRISASHFVTPAVQVQFSGGRDISVEQGFRQDTNISLRLGYLF; from the coding sequence ATGAATAAGATTTTTTTACGTACCGGTATTTTTCTGGCAGCAGCATTAAGCCTGCCTGCTGATGCCCTTGAGTTTTCTCCCGGGGACTACGAAATGATGCCCGCGAATAAAACATTCGCGCTGGCCTATTTTCAATATGCTCACAGCGATGAATACTATTCTCAGGGCAATAAAGCAGCCGGTGATTACAGATTACGTTCTGAGGCCACACTGCTGCGCTTTATTCATGGATTTCGTCCTGCGGAAAACGTCAGTATTGAGCCACAGATTATCATTCCGTTTGCCAGGGCGGATGCGATGGGAGATGCCAGCCCACTCGGGAGAGCGTCAGGGATGGGCGATATCATAGTGGGTATGCCTTTCAAGTTCAGCATGGACAACGAAGGAGCTGACATTCTTTCACTGGCACCTTTTATTTATGCGCCTACCGGTGCCTACAACAATGAAAAAGCATTGAGTGTAGGTGAAAACCGCTGGCGTTATCTGATGCAGGGCGTCTGGATCCATCATTTTTCAGACGCCTGGGCATTCACTACAGGCGCTGATATATCCTGGACGACAGCAAATAACCGGTACGGTAATAATAACGCCCGGCTCAGTCAGAGTCCGCGTTACGAATACCAGGCTTATCTGAGTTATAACATTGCACCTGCCACGCAGTTTGGATTCGGCGGCGGATGGATAACCGGGGCTAAAAGTCGGATTGACGGTATTTCTCAATATGATCGGCTGGACAGCACGTATGTCCGTATCTCTGCGTCGCATTTCGTTACACCTGCCGTTCAGGTTCAGTTCTCAGGTGGTCGTGATATCTCTGTAGAGCAGGGATTCCGGCAGGATACAAATATCAGTCTGAGATTAGGTTACCTTTTCTGA
- a CDS encoding ABC transporter substrate-binding protein, with amino-acid sequence MLNAAPAPAATPAHRIIAINWLAAETLLSLGIIPLAVSDTGYFRRRIATPVLPDAVQDIGPYWEPNMEQISALQPELILSDNLAPAILDNLQRIASLQIVSVYPPSGQLWPALLHFIGDLGQLLGIASKADQTIQTFSLAIDRCKQQLTHVAGQRILVAVRSQDGKYATVYGANSLPDALLSLLGLRNAWSLPVGSMGTANVGIEKLMSLQADCLFYTELPTTMTRVSRRRQPEGLWQQLPLVSSGRAHELAHFFPFGGLATALNLAQHITAALKGSN; translated from the coding sequence TTGCTCAATGCAGCGCCAGCGCCAGCCGCCACTCCTGCTCACCGTATTATCGCTATTAACTGGCTAGCGGCAGAAACACTTCTTTCACTTGGTATTATCCCTCTGGCGGTTTCTGACACGGGCTATTTTCGGCGTCGGATCGCTACCCCGGTTTTACCGGACGCGGTTCAGGATATTGGCCCTTACTGGGAACCCAATATGGAACAGATAAGCGCCCTGCAGCCTGAGCTGATCCTCAGTGATAATCTGGCGCCCGCAATCCTCGATAACCTGCAACGTATCGCCTCACTGCAAATCGTGTCGGTGTACCCTCCCTCAGGCCAACTTTGGCCGGCTTTACTGCACTTTATAGGTGATCTGGGGCAGTTACTGGGTATTGCCTCGAAAGCAGATCAAACCATTCAGACCTTTAGTCTGGCTATTGATCGCTGTAAACAGCAACTCACTCACGTCGCTGGGCAACGCATTCTGGTGGCCGTGCGCAGTCAGGATGGAAAATATGCCACGGTTTATGGTGCCAACAGCCTGCCGGATGCTCTTCTTTCACTGCTGGGGTTGCGCAATGCCTGGAGTTTACCTGTTGGTTCAATGGGAACAGCCAACGTAGGCATCGAAAAGCTGATGTCATTGCAGGCCGACTGCCTGTTTTATACTGAACTTCCTACAACTATGACGCGCGTTTCCCGGCGGCGTCAGCCGGAAGGACTCTGGCAACAGTTGCCACTGGTCAGCAGTGGGCGGGCCCATGAACTTGCGCACTTCTTCCCTTTTGGTGGTTTAGCCACCGCGCTCAATTTGGCGCAGCACATCACTGCGGCGCTCAAGGGGTCCAACTGA
- a CDS encoding P-loop NTPase family protein: MNISLSLDDLGPRICIMGPSNSGKSTLAKSIASKTSLPLVHLDQLHHLPDTKWVPREPEDFYRLHEEAVREERWVIDGNYTKCIHPRLERATGLILLDVPVAIALQRYIRRCYSSKPRIGGLNTRRENVTWEMLKYIVHIAPKNHLRHRKLFEQATIQKLMLTLPRDINSCFQSWDIS, from the coding sequence ATGAACATTTCTTTATCATTAGATGACCTTGGCCCACGCATTTGCATTATGGGGCCATCAAATAGCGGCAAATCCACACTGGCAAAATCAATAGCTTCTAAAACCTCGTTACCTTTAGTCCACCTTGATCAATTGCATCACCTGCCTGATACAAAATGGGTTCCCCGTGAACCAGAAGATTTTTATCGGTTACATGAAGAGGCAGTTCGTGAAGAAAGATGGGTAATAGATGGCAATTACACAAAATGCATACATCCCCGACTTGAACGTGCTACAGGTCTGATACTGCTTGATGTGCCAGTAGCGATAGCGTTGCAGCGCTATATACGCCGATGTTACTCGTCAAAACCCAGGATCGGTGGCCTCAATACCCGAAGGGAGAATGTGACATGGGAAATGCTTAAATACATTGTGCATATTGCGCCTAAAAACCACCTTCGCCACAGGAAACTTTTCGAACAGGCAACCATTCAAAAGCTGATGCTGACATTACCTCGTGATATTAATTCCTGCTTCCAAAGCTGGGATATTTCATAA
- a CDS encoding TonB-dependent siderophore receptor, producing MMTFTLYQHTRVKTGLAALAFCLCSPVQAVATLPVSLPSQPLISSLNALAQLAGVQLIASPDAIAQKTAPALQGNMTLEGALSQLLSESGLGFSVDNGIVVIAPLRAVSDTLTVTGLSDPYASVPQQSSTATKTDTQLLEVPQSVSVVTRERMDRQNVQSVTEALRYVPGVKTETYGVDPKGYDWIYIRGFNALTTNDYRDGLRQLNNSYSYFRTEPYALERIDIVRGPSSTLFGLGDAGGIVNRISKLPSAQGVHEVEVELGNFNRRQAQFDMSDKIDDDGHYLYRMIGVVRDSDTQFQYHDGPDVEDNRVYLAPSLTWLPNSDTSLTVRADYLRDTSGGTVAVLTKPGGKVTDTLLGDYSFNHFRQEQFTVGYELSHQFNDTFQLRQNVRYGQTDTVLNNLLPGAVNFDAGTVSRNAIRFDEHMNAFNIDNQLQADFSTASITHRLLTGLDYSRLEGNAKRFGAVAPTFNIYNPVYGLNIADPNYALNDNDQTTAQLGVYMQDQISLTPKWLLTLGGRHDEISLRTQNNLTESTSWLDQGAWTGRAGLTYLADNGLAPYISYAESFVPNSGTDSQNRTFDPSKAHQYEVGVKYQPDASLLLTLAAFDIIKSNVLTNEIVNSVVTGYQVASGEVRSRGVETEATMKLTQNLDLLASYTYTETEITASNNGDRGKQQANVPKHMASTWLNYSFHQGVLDGLLLSTGVRYVGSMYGDNANTVPVKNFALIDAGAKYQVNQHVSVGFNIQNLLNHDYVGTCDEDTSCYPGQERTFIGSLKYSF from the coding sequence ATGATGACTTTTACTCTTTACCAACATACACGCGTGAAAACTGGGCTGGCAGCACTGGCATTTTGCCTCTGTTCGCCCGTTCAGGCAGTCGCTACCCTGCCGGTTTCACTTCCCTCCCAGCCCTTGATCAGCTCGCTCAATGCGCTGGCTCAATTGGCAGGCGTTCAGCTGATTGCTTCTCCTGATGCTATTGCCCAAAAGACAGCCCCTGCGCTGCAGGGAAACATGACGCTGGAAGGTGCGCTCAGCCAACTGCTGAGCGAAAGCGGTCTGGGTTTTAGCGTCGATAATGGCATCGTGGTCATCGCTCCTCTGCGTGCCGTATCAGATACCCTTACCGTCACCGGACTGTCCGATCCTTACGCCAGCGTTCCACAGCAAAGCAGTACCGCGACCAAAACCGATACGCAGTTGCTGGAAGTGCCTCAGTCTGTGTCAGTGGTGACTCGTGAAAGAATGGATCGGCAAAATGTGCAAAGCGTCACTGAAGCGCTGCGCTATGTACCGGGCGTAAAAACGGAAACCTACGGTGTTGATCCCAAAGGATATGACTGGATATACATTCGTGGTTTCAATGCGCTAACCACCAACGATTATCGCGACGGACTCCGCCAGTTAAACAACAGTTACAGTTACTTCCGTACTGAACCTTATGCACTTGAACGTATTGATATCGTGCGCGGTCCCTCATCAACGTTGTTTGGTCTTGGCGATGCAGGAGGCATTGTAAACCGCATCAGTAAACTGCCCTCCGCACAGGGCGTGCATGAGGTTGAAGTTGAACTGGGCAACTTCAACCGCCGTCAGGCTCAGTTTGATATGAGCGATAAAATCGACGATGACGGCCATTATCTTTATCGCATGATTGGTGTTGTGCGTGACAGCGACACGCAGTTCCAGTACCACGACGGGCCTGATGTCGAAGATAACCGTGTCTATCTCGCCCCCTCTCTTACCTGGCTGCCGAATTCTGATACCAGCCTGACCGTGCGTGCCGATTATCTGCGTGATACATCCGGTGGCACTGTCGCTGTCCTGACCAAACCAGGGGGTAAAGTCACTGATACGCTGCTGGGAGATTACAGTTTTAACCATTTCCGTCAGGAACAGTTCACCGTGGGGTATGAGTTGAGTCATCAGTTCAACGACACTTTCCAGTTACGTCAGAATGTGCGTTACGGCCAAACCGACACCGTTCTCAACAATCTCCTGCCAGGTGCGGTGAATTTTGATGCCGGGACCGTTTCGCGTAATGCGATTCGCTTTGATGAACACATGAACGCGTTCAACATCGATAACCAGTTGCAGGCTGACTTCTCAACCGCATCAATTACTCACCGTCTGTTAACAGGCCTTGATTACAGTCGCCTTGAGGGCAATGCCAAACGCTTCGGTGCCGTCGCCCCGACCTTCAATATCTACAATCCGGTCTATGGCCTGAATATCGCCGATCCGAATTATGCACTGAACGACAATGACCAGACTACCGCGCAACTGGGCGTGTACATGCAGGACCAAATTTCACTGACGCCAAAATGGCTGCTTACCTTGGGCGGCCGCCACGATGAAATCAGTCTGCGCACGCAAAACAATCTAACTGAAAGTACCAGTTGGCTGGATCAAGGCGCATGGACCGGACGTGCCGGACTGACCTATCTGGCAGATAACGGTCTCGCACCCTATATCAGCTATGCTGAATCCTTTGTCCCTAACAGTGGAACTGACAGTCAGAACCGGACTTTTGACCCAAGCAAAGCACACCAGTACGAAGTCGGCGTGAAATACCAGCCAGACGCAAGTCTGCTGTTGACACTCGCCGCCTTTGATATCATCAAAAGCAATGTGCTAACCAATGAGATTGTGAATAGCGTCGTAACCGGTTATCAGGTCGCTTCTGGCGAAGTGCGTTCGCGCGGCGTGGAAACAGAAGCCACGATGAAACTTACGCAGAATCTGGATTTGCTGGCATCGTACACTTACACAGAAACGGAAATCACCGCCAGTAACAACGGCGATCGCGGTAAGCAGCAGGCTAACGTGCCGAAACATATGGCCTCAACCTGGCTGAACTACAGCTTCCATCAGGGCGTGCTGGACGGATTGCTGCTAAGTACCGGCGTGCGTTATGTGGGGAGTATGTACGGCGATAATGCTAATACAGTACCGGTGAAAAACTTCGCGCTGATTGATGCAGGTGCTAAATACCAGGTGAATCAACATGTCTCAGTCGGGTTTAACATTCAAAATCTGCTAAACCACGATTATGTCGGCACCTGTGACGAGGACACCAGCTGCTATCCAGGACAGGAGCGAACGTTTATTGGTTCGTTGAAATACAGCTTCTGA
- a CDS encoding phenylacetaldoxime dehydratase family protein, which yields MESAIPEHLRTLRKCPSGMPEEHKPPFPAWTARFSPLTGRIVMAYFGIQARTCLDISALDEITDRFSSADGPGHWDIASCKDQAGFYNLMAIAYWSSAEQFESWKENSLFNIWWNSPERENGEYGLFLEVVSPQPESFETIFSDRGSPEGAAWLAEGMSGEMREHGYWGSARDRLPAAQNTPLRGTGKSRSRTASGKRIVLSGSNNLCLIRSGQDWSTTQQEERQKYLTEIEPVLHRGMDFLRDQGHAIGCLSCRYMQVLDPSSHALTEKTFGLAHFADMAALELWAKSHPTHVAIFGGFMRYVKELNFDIALRLWHEIVVVPEKSQYFEYVNCHPGTGLLRQDSGESL from the coding sequence ATGGAATCTGCCATACCTGAACACCTGCGTACCCTGCGCAAATGTCCCTCAGGCATGCCTGAAGAACATAAGCCGCCTTTTCCGGCCTGGACCGCACGATTTTCCCCCCTGACCGGCCGGATAGTCATGGCGTACTTCGGTATTCAGGCGAGGACCTGCCTGGATATTTCTGCTCTGGATGAAATCACTGATCGTTTTTCGTCAGCGGATGGGCCCGGCCACTGGGACATAGCGTCATGCAAAGACCAGGCGGGGTTTTATAACCTGATGGCCATCGCCTACTGGTCATCCGCAGAGCAGTTTGAGAGCTGGAAAGAGAACAGCCTGTTCAACATATGGTGGAATTCACCAGAAAGGGAGAACGGGGAGTATGGTTTATTTCTGGAAGTTGTCAGCCCGCAGCCTGAAAGCTTTGAAACCATATTTTCAGACAGGGGATCTCCGGAAGGCGCCGCCTGGCTGGCAGAAGGCATGAGCGGTGAAATGCGCGAGCATGGCTACTGGGGGAGTGCCCGCGACCGGCTGCCTGCAGCTCAGAACACCCCCCTACGGGGGACCGGTAAATCCCGCTCACGTACAGCAAGTGGAAAACGGATTGTGCTTTCAGGAAGTAACAACCTCTGCCTCATTCGCTCCGGGCAGGACTGGTCGACCACGCAACAGGAAGAAAGACAAAAATACCTCACGGAAATAGAGCCCGTGCTGCACCGGGGAATGGATTTTCTGAGAGACCAGGGCCACGCCATAGGCTGCCTGAGCTGCCGGTATATGCAGGTGTTAGATCCCTCATCACATGCTCTGACGGAGAAAACGTTTGGTCTGGCACACTTTGCCGATATGGCCGCCCTTGAACTCTGGGCAAAAAGCCATCCGACTCATGTGGCAATATTTGGCGGGTTCATGCGCTACGTGAAAGAGCTGAACTTTGATATAGCACTCCGTCTGTGGCATGAGATTGTCGTTGTACCTGAAAAATCACAGTACTTTGAATATGTTAACTGTCATCCAGGAACCGGCCTGTTACGGCAGGACAGTGGAGAATCATTATGA
- a CDS encoding GNAT family N-acetyltransferase has protein sequence MLNISEADISDSDLAWLLSELDAFQSERYPAESNHCLDLSTVTDERLRCVIVREENSSPAGDGDLLFTENGSVEIKRAYIRPEYRGRKPGEQIVGAIETIVSENNSSLLRLETGIHQQPAVALDRGCGYEICDAFPPYAADSLCVFMCEELP, from the coding sequence ATGCTCAACATTTCAGAAGCAGATATAAGTGATTCTGACCTGGCGTGGCTGTTAAGCGAGCTCGATGCCTTTCAGAGCGAACGGTATCCTGCAGAAAGTAATCACTGTCTGGATCTTTCAACAGTTACTGACGAGCGGCTCAGGTGCGTTATCGTACGTGAGGAAAATAGCTCACCAGCAGGTGATGGTGATTTGCTATTTACGGAAAATGGCTCAGTTGAGATTAAGCGGGCTTATATTCGTCCGGAATACCGGGGAAGGAAGCCTGGAGAGCAGATAGTCGGTGCAATCGAGACGATTGTTTCAGAAAATAATTCGAGCCTGTTGCGGCTTGAAACAGGAATTCACCAGCAACCGGCTGTTGCACTTGATCGTGGATGCGGTTACGAGATATGCGATGCATTCCCCCCTTATGCTGCAGATTCGTTGTGTGTTTTTATGTGTGAAGAGCTTCCTTAA
- a CDS encoding FecR family protein, producing the protein MTMMNSERDAKRSADEQAARWLTKQQAGLSASQQREFAEWLSLSENANRYRFMQQLWQQVGDLPKDSVTLLRASIPATPRKTVSHLIWHKACVATVLCLVLLWPAWQWLSPPLMTTQLHTSPGGSQQFTLPDGTVLSLDADTQLQVAYYQQRREVRLSKGQVYFQVKHLQDKPFVVLSGPSRVTVLGTSFSVRYIPQSMSGDGVEVAVRSGSVRIGARSWLQNMRWRALASLNLMAYDHHLMVLHATQRATGDAHGNLTRQLPIALDNIAEWRQARINFNNTPLNLALAEFSRYGNVPFHLASSDVANLRISGSFNIYRPDSFVDALPKVLPVKLIPQGDETQIIIR; encoded by the coding sequence ATGACCATGATGAATAGCGAGAGGGATGCTAAACGATCTGCAGATGAACAGGCCGCCCGCTGGCTAACAAAACAGCAGGCAGGGTTATCTGCCAGTCAACAACGCGAATTCGCAGAATGGTTATCACTGAGTGAAAACGCCAACCGCTATCGATTCATGCAACAGTTATGGCAGCAGGTCGGCGATTTGCCGAAGGATAGCGTCACGTTATTGCGGGCTTCGATACCGGCCACGCCCCGAAAAACCGTATCACACCTCATCTGGCATAAAGCTTGTGTCGCCACTGTCCTTTGTCTGGTGCTGTTATGGCCTGCTTGGCAGTGGCTCTCCCCGCCGCTGATGACCACTCAGTTGCACACCAGTCCCGGAGGATCCCAACAGTTCACCCTGCCTGATGGAACCGTACTCAGTCTGGATGCCGATACCCAGTTACAGGTGGCCTATTATCAACAGCGGCGTGAAGTCAGGCTCAGCAAAGGCCAGGTCTATTTTCAGGTCAAACACCTTCAAGATAAGCCGTTTGTGGTGCTGAGTGGTCCTTCTCGTGTGACGGTATTAGGCACGAGTTTCAGCGTCCGCTATATCCCGCAGTCGATGAGTGGTGATGGCGTAGAGGTGGCAGTTAGGAGTGGCTCGGTGCGCATCGGGGCCCGTTCATGGTTACAGAATATGCGATGGAGGGCATTGGCTTCGCTGAATTTGATGGCTTACGACCACCATTTGATGGTGCTGCATGCCACACAGCGGGCCACCGGCGATGCTCACGGTAATCTGACTCGTCAACTTCCGATTGCACTGGACAACATCGCCGAGTGGCGCCAGGCGCGTATTAATTTTAACAATACACCGCTCAACCTCGCGCTGGCTGAATTCTCTCGCTACGGCAATGTGCCTTTTCATTTGGCCTCATCTGACGTAGCCAACTTGCGCATCAGCGGCAGTTTCAATATTTATCGTCCTGACAGTTTTGTCGATGCCTTGCCCAAAGTATTACCGGTAAAACTGATCCCACAGGGCGATGAAACGCAGATCATCATTCGCTGA